TGTTATTGGCCGTGACGCGATAGCCGGAACAGAAGTAGTAGACGGTATAGCTATCAACGCAGGGAAGTTACAGAATCCCAACAGTCACGTACACTTGGTGAGTATTGGAGCATCGCAATCACCAAATGTGGCCCAAGTCGCGGTGAATATCGATACTCTAGCTGTGCGCGGATTAACGTCTCAGGACGAAGTTACCCAAAGCCAGATCCAGTTAGGTGGAATTTCTCTTTCGCAAGAAGCTCAAATTGATACTAGCGGTGTCCGAGGAGGGGGTGTGGTAATTCGAGGCGGGAAACTCACTCTAAGCGAATCATCGATTTTGGTAAATTCAACCGGAATTATAGATGAATCTATAGATGAATCCTGGACTGCCGTGGATATAAGGACAGATTCGTTAATTATTAAAGATGGGGGATCGATTGAGGCTGAAGCCTTTGGTTCTGTGGACGGAGGAGATATCGTCTTACTAGTCAACGAAAGTTTCCAAATTCGTGAAGGCGGTCTAGTGATAACGAGTGCCGTTAGTGGATCAGGTAATGCAGGAGAAATTAAGGTCCATGCGGATGAAGTGGTGATCTCTGGAGTTCTGACAGGAATAGCGAGCCAATCATTGTCAGATGGGAACGGAGGAGATATCAATATTACTACAAGTCGTTTGGAAATGGATACAGGAATCTTATTCTCACAAACTTCTGGCTCCGGGCATGCGGGAAACATTGAGGTAACGATTCAAGAAGGTGAGTTACCCACAACATCAACCCAAGGTGAAATATCACCTTCTGACCTACAGATTACCGGCAATGCTTCCATCACTACGCAATCAGAGATAGGATCAACAGGAGATGCGGGTGAAATTAGACTGACAGTTGGAAAGGAGGTAGGTAAAGCGGGAGAGCTAACTTTCGAAGGAGGAGATGTGTCAATTCGTGGAACTATTTTCTCCTCAATTGAAGGAACTGGCGCAGGAGGTAAGATCCAACTCAAGGCAGGTAATTTAGATTTATTTGGTTCTAGCCTCATACAAGTTCAGAACCTTAACTCAAGCCAAGTTCCAGGGAACATTACCTTAATCCTAACTGGAAATTTGTCTGTAGAGGAATCCTCGACCATTAACACTTTTGCGCGTAATTCAGCTCCTGGTGCGAACCTGAACATAACGGCTAAGGAAGTCAATCTGACAAATAGCAGTGTCGTATCCACGACCACTCTAAGTGATGGACCGGGAGGGAATCTCACAATCATTGCTGAAAACCTCCAAGTAACGGACAAAGGCGAGCTCACTTCTGAGGCCAGATTAATTCCAAACGAAGCAATACCGTCTGGAAATGCCGGCAACATTAATGTTGAGTTGACTGGCAACTTACTCGTGAGCAAGGAGGGAAAGATCGCTGTTAGTACAACGACCGCAGGGAATGGAGGAAACATTACTATCTCTGGATCTAATCTCTCATTAACCGGCGGCGCTTCTGTGACTGCTGAAAGTTTTTCTCAATCTAATGACGCCGGCAATGCTGGCGATATATCTCTCGAAGGTCAAAATTCCATTTTCATTGAGAACAGTACTGTCACAACAAGGGCTCAGAATGCAGTTGCGGGAGATATTAAATTAAAATCTGAAAATCTTATTCAAATTATCGATAGTAGCATTATTAGCGAGGTGCCTGAAGGTTCGGGGTCAGCTGGGCGAATTAATATTGACCCTCAATTTATCATTGTAAAGAATAGTTTAATCGACAGTAGCGCGAATTTTGGCGATGGTGGAGATGTGACGTTTGAGGCAGATGCGGCGATTCTGATTGATCCTTTTAGTAAGATTGATACTTCTTCCCGGTTCGGCGGCAGTGGAAGAATCAATATTCGAGCTCCAATCCAAAACTTAAGTGAGACGATCGCGTCTTTACCTGAGGAGGTTTTAAAAGTTGCCGGATTGTTTGCAGAACGCTGTGCAGCTCAAAAAGACGGGAAATTTAGCAGCTTTACCCAAGGCACCCGCGGTGGTGGGCTTCTTGGGGTGTCCAATTATTTATCGAGTCCTCTATCGTTTTCGACTTCCAGTTCCGAGGCCAGCTCAGCCACCGCATCAGTGACAGGCTCAAAAGATGCGCTACAAGAATTTACCTGGAAGCTTTTCAATCCCGAAAAGACTGAAGACATCATCGAACACTGCGCCTCAATTCCCCTCTTCCGCTCCTGACGCTCTTCCTAAACTGACTGTTCTTCATTACCACTACATTTCCTGAGCGCTCTTCTTCCCCTCAAAAGTTTTTGTCACCTCCTACTGTTTTCTGCGATCGATTCTTGAAGAGAGATTCTTTGCCGAAATTCGCGCGTGCCGAACCATGATTTTTCAATGCCGCGTATCCAAATAGATAAATCATGTATGTCATGCGATACAAATACATCGTCTCTATTTTGTTGAACAGATTGAGAAAATGAGAAACATCTGGAACTGTATTGATGAATTTCAATTTTGGCTTTGGAGGCATCGGATTTGCTCCTCCCAAATAGATATCGTGACAATCACTCAGTTGACACATTGCTGGAGCAATTCAGGACAACAAAGGATGGCGTTATCTCTAAGGGAACACATGATGACACGCACCAAATATATTCATACGTGTGACATCACGAGTTTGATCCAGGCCTCATTCGCGTAAGATTTGCCTGTCCAGTTTCCTGTCCTTTCCAGCTCACACAACACTTTCGTGCCATGCAGTGTCCGTCATGGTAGATGGAGAAGTTTGTCATGAATTGATCGATGTGAAGCACATCGCCAAACATCTCGTAACGGCATCACGACCTGAATCATTGAGAAAGCCAGAGAATGACTCCCCGACAACTCATCAATCTCCATCCACTGATGGAGCAAACCAGTGGCCGGCCTGAAGTCCTCGTCGGCCTCATCGACGGCCCGGTCATGATGCCGCATCCGGCATTGACCATAAACAACATCAGAGAACTAGCCGGCGCGCAAACAGGAACCTGTACGATTCCCAACAGCTGGGCCTGTCTTCATGGCACGTTTGTCGCCGGAGTACTCAGTGCGACGCGCGAATCCGTGGCACCGGCTCTCTGTCCAGGCTGCACGCTGCTTCTTCGACCCATTTTTCCGGAAATCACCCAGGAACATCCCACCATGCCACGCACCACGCCGGACAATCTGGCCGCCGCGATCTGGGAAACCGTTGCCGCGGGAGCTCGCGTGATCAACCTCAGCCTTGCCCTCGAGACGCACACATCACAGGGCCACTATCAACTAAAAGACGCACTCGATTTCGCGGCCAGCCGGAGCACGATCGTCGTCAGCGCGACCGGCAATCAAGGAACCGTCGGGGGAAGCACGCTGACGCAACATCCGGCGGTCATCCCAGTAGCCGCGTATAGCCAGCAGGGGCGGCCATTGAACCTGTCCAACATCGGAGCCTCAATCGGCAGAAACGGACTGGGAGCGCCAGGAGAAGAAATCGTGAGCCTCGGTGCAGGAAATTCGTCACACATGCTCACGGGAACCAGTGCGGCCACACCATTCGTCACGGGCACCATCGCTTTGCTCTGGTCGCTCTTCCCCGCCGCGACGACCGCGCAAGTCAAAATGGCTATCACGAGTTCCACCGCACCAGGACGAAGGACCGTCGTCCCACCGCTCCTGAATGCAAACACCGCAAGAACAAGACTGCAACACCTTGTAGAAAGGAATTAGGCCTATGGAAGACATCCATGCCCCAGACGAAACTCGTCAAGAGCCAGCAGCGCAACCCTACCGCGTCCGCCTTCCAGGGTTCATAAGCGACCAAGACATTGGACTGGGCGACATGATGAAAAAAGCCACCTATGCCATGGGCATCAAACCCTGCGGGGGCTGCCACCGGCGCGCCGCCGCGCTCAATCGCTGGATGGTCTTTTCCGGCAGACGGTAAGGACAGAGAAACACCAATATCATTCTTCTCACTTTAACGTTCACACATGAAAGGAGACATCATGCAAGAAAACATGACGCAGGAAACAACACCGCAAGGACCTGGCCTAACGACAGATGTATATGGCCCCACACCAGCCAGGCCAAGTGGAGCAAACACCGTCGTGGCATCGCTGCAAGAAAAAGAACAGAGCACCTGTCAAACCTGCCAAACGCCCGCCGTGACCAACGGCCAACAGAATCCCAACTTCGTCTACGCCATCGGGTCCATCGAACCGCGCTTTCCCATGCCCTCCATCGAAAAGGAATGCCTGCAAGCCGTCTCGCGCATGAACGGAACATCGGGCCTCTCCGACCAACAAGTTTTGAAAAAAGTCCTCTCCCACCCCAGCAACCGGTACCTGGCGCGGCAAATGTGTTGGGTGTTTACCGTGGAAGGGCTGGAAACCTACCTCCTGCGCCCCCGCGACGCCACCGATCTCGAACAACTCGTGGAAGCCATCCGCCCAGAGCCCGACAACAACGACATCGACGTCGTCATCGGCTATCGCGGCAGCCTCGCGCCACCCGAAGCCTGTAACGGCCTCATTCTGCCCATGGTCATGATCGAGCAGGTGTACTCCTTCGACATGAAATCCCTGCTCAAGTCGATGCCCACGCCTGAAAAGATGTCCCCCGGACAATTCTCGCCCATCGCGCAGGAACTCTACAAACAAATCATCCACATGGCCGACAACGCCGGAGCCACCGACGAACACCGGGCCATGAATTATCTGGCCGTCCGGTACGACGCCATCTACACCGTGTGCGCGGAACAATATCGAAACAACTATTCCTTAAACAGCGTGCAAGTCCGCCCCTCGCGGCTGAGCGCCGCCCGCAAGGTCATGGATGCCATCTTCACGTTTACCCATCGCGAAACGACCGTCACCCAGAAATGGTTCACCCGCGTGGACGTCACGGAAGAATTCCCATACCTCGTCAGCCCCCTCTCGCCCTACTACGTCTATGAGCAGCAGGTGTGAAACCAGGAGCGACGAGTCATGAAAGAGCAGGGGAGAATTGAATCATAGGTGATAAGCAAATCAACACCAGATCGGGACCGGTGCGTCAGCCACCCTGATTGTGTTCTACCAGTAAGGTTGTTGAATGAGAAAAGGAGGAGAAGATTATGATACCAGGATTCACAGCAGAACAATCACTTAAGAAGAAAAGTCCGTTCTATCGCAACTCAATTCTCAACGGTTCGTCACGTCTGAACCACAGCGTGGTTCCAGCAGGAACTTGCTGCAATTACGATAGTGCAGGTAATTGCCTAACGAATAACCCTCCGGGATGTAAGTGTTTTCCACATTGTATGTATTAACCGAATTATAGTGTAACTCGACAAATTTGGGTTCCCCTCAGGGTGGCTGACGCACCGATTCTGAAAACTGTTAGGGTCAGACATTGTTCTGACCCCACCCCGCCGATCGAGACGGTGTTGAACCCTATCGGATTCAGAGAGGTCACCCCCAAACAAGAGTAGAAAGTATTGCGTAAGGTCATGACCGGTATAGCCTCGTCCCGTCTTGCGGCTTGTGCGTCCCGGCTCACGTTTCCCGTATTTCCTGCCCTTTGAATCATCCCGCTCGATAGATAGGAGTTAGTTACAAATGCCAAAATGTTCTCTTTTGAACATTTGTGTGTTTTGTGGTAATCTGAGAGAAGCCAATGTTTGCTAAAGGAGTTCACAAAATATGAGCCGACTCTCCATTGAATTGACTGAGGAACAGCATCAACGCCTGAAAGCTATGGCAGCATTGCAAGGCAAGAGCATTAAGGACTACGTCCTTGAACGATCGCTCCCGGATTTACCGGATCGTCATTCTATGACCGATGAAGAAGTCCTATACCAGCTTGAACAATTTCTCAAACCTCGGATTGAAGCCGCTGAACGCGGTGAGCGTGCTTCCCGAACTCCTCAACAAATCCTCGCTGATGTTCAGCAGGATTTAGATTGATGCTTTCTTATGATTTAACGCCAGCTGCTGAGGTAGACCTTGAAGAGATTGCCCGTTACACGACGCTGGAATGGGGACCGGAACAAGCCACACGCTACATCGACAAACTCCACGAATGTTTTCAAAAGATTGCGAAACAGCGAGTCACAGGTAAAACATTTTCCAAGCGCTTTCCGAACCTATTCGTGACTCGTTGTGAACATCATTACATGTTTTATCTGCATGTGAATCAAACTAAGCCTGTCATCATTGCTGTACTACACGAACGCATGGATATGCTTGCCCGTCTTAAAGACCGTTTAGATTGATGGCTGACCATAAGCATATGCCTTTCCGCAGATAAACATCCCACAGCCAGACCGCAGAACGCTATACTCATATCTCCTTTTTCGCATCTCGTTTCCATCTGCCTGCTGACGTCTGACGTCTCTCCCTCATCACTTGTCGTTTCCACATGCCCTCATGTAGGCTATAGTCCTTCGTGAGTAAGGAAACGGTGTCATGAAGACTTGCCATCTCCCCAATCCGAAACGCTCTGGACTCTTTCCCTTACTTGTTCTCGTATCCTCTGTTATCACGCTGCCTTGCCTCTCAACATCCGCCTCGGCGCAAGTCGCCACGAATATTACGCCATCTGGACTCGCTACGAACGTGGCTCCTCCCAATGGGCCCGTCACCGATATCACTGGGGGCACACGACCAAAGACTACGCAGGGCATTCCCGGCCCGAACCTCTTTCATAGTTTTGGAGAGTTTCATGTCGGAGCAGGCGATGTCGCGAATTTCTTGAATGACCGCGGCCTGCCAACCCAAAACATCTTGAGCAGGGTCACGGGCGGCAATCCATCCAATATATTCGGCAGGATTCAGACGACAGATTTTCAAGAAGCCAATCTCTTTCTGATCAATCCGCAAGGAATCGTCTTCGGTCCCAACGCGTCGCTCGATATCGGTGGCGCCTTCTACGCCAGCACCGCCAATCGGGTGATGCTGGAAGACGGGCGTGTGTTTACTGCCATACCAGGTTCAGAAGACGCGCTGCTTACTGCCGCCTCGCCGGAAGCGTTTCACTTCCTGGGAAATACTTCACCCGTTCTCGCGCCGGACGCCGAAGCCGCGATTCTTGTCCAGGGATTCGAGTCGCTACAAGGCAGTGGGGTATCGTTCATCGGCCGCGAGGCCACCGCGAATCAACACACGGTGGAAGGCGTCACAATCAGGAACGGGACCGTGCAGACTCCGAACGGAGCGGTCAACATCGTGAGCATTGGCGGTCCGCAAGCAGCCGATGTGGCCCATGTCTCCGTCGATAAAACAACACTCGACGCGAGCGGAATCAACGCGCAAGACGGGCCGACCCAAGATTCTCCCTCGTTGGGCGGCATCGCGATCAACCAGGGAGCTACGATCGTGACCAGTGGAACTCGCGGAGGCATTATTACGATTCGGGGTGGAGATCTCACGATAGAGGACGCGAACATCGCAGCCAATATAACGGACATCTCGGCCAATGATTCAATGATAGTCGCCGGCAGGGGCATCGACATTGACGTCACGAATGGTGTGTCGATCACCAAAAGCGCCCGCCTCGAAACCAACGTTACTGAAACAGCCCCCCAAGGAGTAGAATCTGGAGGGATTCGCATCGATGCTGGCCATGTCGAAATTCTGGGTGACCCGGAAGCGGCCATAGAAGATCGAACAGGAATACGATCCGAAGTGCTCCCAAATAGTCCAGGAGACCAAAGCGGAGACATCCACATAACAACCGGATCAGCGCGAATGCGTGGCGCGGTGCTCCAAACAAGCGGAAATGGTTCCGCAGATGGAGGAAGTATCATCCTGAATGTCGGAGATGACCTTATATTGGAAGAGAGCGCTCTACTCCAGTCACAAACATTCGGGTTGGGCAAGGCTGGGGATATCGATATCATCGTTCAAGACGGGCAGATCATTAATAGAGGAAACATCACAGCTCAGTCAGTGGCAGTGGCAGGCGGTGGAGGAGGGGGCAATATCAGTATCAC
The genomic region above belongs to Nitrospirales bacterium and contains:
- a CDS encoding filamentous hemagglutinin N-terminal domain-containing protein, whose translation is MKTCHLPNPKRSGLFPLLVLVSSVITLPCLSTSASAQVATNITPSGLATNVAPPNGPVTDITGGTRPKTTQGIPGPNLFHSFGEFHVGAGDVANFLNDRGLPTQNILSRVTGGNPSNIFGRIQTTDFQEANLFLINPQGIVFGPNASLDIGGAFYASTANRVMLEDGRVFTAIPGSEDALLTAASPEAFHFLGNTSPVLAPDAEAAILVQGFESLQGSGVSFIGREATANQHTVEGVTIRNGTVQTPNGAVNIVSIGGPQAADVAHVSVDKTTLDASGINAQDGPTQDSPSLGGIAINQGATIVTSGTRGGIITIRGGDLTIEDANIAANITDISANDSMIVAGRGIDIDVTNGVSITKSARLETNVTETAPQGVESGGIRIDAGHVEILGDPEAAIEDRTGIRSEVLPNSPGDQSGDIHITTGSARMRGAVLQTSGNGSADGGSIILNVGDDLILEESALLQSQTFGLGKAGDIDIIVQDGQIINRGNITAQSVAVAGGGGGGNISITVGKEILSGGITTFEGGDILLDERGGISTFLAQGGQGGNIDIKAKNLDLRDSGRVDVQSFFSPISDQTTGSLTIDLTGNLNMRGAGSGIGEQSEITVISRGGSPSGGATITAQEVNIGAFSTISTQSQNEGRGGDLTISADTLRVADGGSITSSSGNPFFIAGFAPPSASIGDAGDIALDVNGPLVISNGGEIQASTSSDGNGGTINIVADQVSLAGGSTISANSTSRKPEAGTAGSIDVTANGTIQVSDSSLSTNAANALGGNIELTAGDLIYITNSDVTTQVLEGSATAGEIDIDPDYVIIQRSNILSTAVFGDGGPITITANAAILVDPTSVLDASSQFGGAGIINIQAPIQELSGTIVPLPAKITNVTSLYGEACASQKNGRFSSFVKTTDSALSPMPRGLLTSPLAFDIEGSSQPASRHAKTSATSSRLTHDSPEMTGFPIWKIKTGTLPILPFQVCARTEDYSQSH
- a CDS encoding S8 family serine peptidase produces the protein MTPRQLINLHPLMEQTSGRPEVLVGLIDGPVMMPHPALTINNIRELAGAQTGTCTIPNSWACLHGTFVAGVLSATRESVAPALCPGCTLLLRPIFPEITQEHPTMPRTTPDNLAAAIWETVAAGARVINLSLALETHTSQGHYQLKDALDFAASRSTIVVSATGNQGTVGGSTLTQHPAVIPVAAYSQQGRPLNLSNIGASIGRNGLGAPGEEIVSLGAGNSSHMLTGTSAATPFVTGTIALLWSLFPAATTAQVKMAITSSTAPGRRTVVPPLLNANTARTRLQHLVERN
- a CDS encoding filamentous hemagglutinin N-terminal domain-containing protein is translated as MDNTRSYLIVRSVLIKIHFFKFLCVGLLIVPAQLLNLSSVSRAQVTLDGTLGIGTPGQEVGPGNLPSGKSLANGATSTDHLITDSLGARVGDNLFHSFSNFSIGDGKSATFTGPDSIANVLSRVTGPNASIINGTLASTIDNANIFLLNPAGVIFGPNAKLDVKGAFYATTADFVQLNQDGVFYASLGEDSVLTSAEPEAFGFLGNTPPPLSPTSPASVFVEGLRVLNENSVTVIGRDAIAGTEVVDGIAINAGKLQNPNSHVHLVSIGASQSPNVAQVAVNIDTLAVRGLTSQDEVTQSQIQLGGISLSQEAQIDTSGVRGGGVVIRGGKLTLSESSILVNSTGIIDESIDESWTAVDIRTDSLIIKDGGSIEAEAFGSVDGGDIVLLVNESFQIREGGLVITSAVSGSGNAGEIKVHADEVVISGVLTGIASQSLSDGNGGDINITTSRLEMDTGILFSQTSGSGHAGNIEVTIQEGELPTTSTQGEISPSDLQITGNASITTQSEIGSTGDAGEIRLTVGKEVGKAGELTFEGGDVSIRGTIFSSIEGTGAGGKIQLKAGNLDLFGSSLIQVQNLNSSQVPGNITLILTGNLSVEESSTINTFARNSAPGANLNITAKEVNLTNSSVVSTTTLSDGPGGNLTIIAENLQVTDKGELTSEARLIPNEAIPSGNAGNINVELTGNLLVSKEGKIAVSTTTAGNGGNITISGSNLSLTGGASVTAESFSQSNDAGNAGDISLEGQNSIFIENSTVTTRAQNAVAGDIKLKSENLIQIIDSSIISEVPEGSGSAGRINIDPQFIIVKNSLIDSSANFGDGGDVTFEADAAILIDPFSKIDTSSRFGGSGRINIRAPIQNLSETIASLPEEVLKVAGLFAERCAAQKDGKFSSFTQGTRGGGLLGVSNYLSSPLSFSTSSSEASSATASVTGSKDALQEFTWKLFNPEKTEDIIEHCASIPLFRS
- a CDS encoding type II toxin-antitoxin system RelE/ParE family toxin; protein product: MLSYDLTPAAEVDLEEIARYTTLEWGPEQATRYIDKLHECFQKIAKQRVTGKTFSKRFPNLFVTRCEHHYMFYLHVNQTKPVIIAVLHERMDMLARLKDRLD